The DNA sequence CATTTACACTTCTTGGAAAATTTGAAGAAAAGTTGGATCAGTACAGGGGTAATGTAGAAAGATCAGTTGTGGAATTAGCAAAAGATTGGAGAACCGATAAATATTTACGAAAACTTGAAGCACTTTTAGCTGTTGTTTCACCAGATAAAACTTTTGTCGTTTCCGGAACCGGAGATGTAATTGAACCGGATGATAAAATAATTGCAATCGGTTCGGGCGGAATGTACGCTTTATCAGCTGCTAAAATGTTGGTTAAGTATAGTAATCTTACTGCAGATGAAATTGTTAAAGAAGCTTTAAAAGTTGCATCAGAAATTTGTATTTACACAAATGATAAAATTAATGTTGAAACAATAGGGAAATAAATAGTGAAAAAAGAAAAGTTAAAAAATTTAACACCATCACAAATAGTAAGTGAACTTAATAAATATATAATTGGTCAAGATGATGCAAAACGTGCGGTTGCAATTGCATTGAGAAATAGATGGAGACGACAGCAAGTTGGCGAAGGACTTAAAGAAGAAATTATGCCGAATAATATTATTCTTATTGGGCCA is a window from the Ignavibacteriota bacterium genome containing:
- the hslV gene encoding ATP-dependent protease subunit HslV, producing MERKIRSTTVLGVIHNGVAALGGDGQVTLGNTIMKHNSMKIRKLLDGKVLVGFAGSAADAFTLLGKFEEKLDQYRGNVERSVVELAKDWRTDKYLRKLEALLAVVSPDKTFVVSGTGDVIEPDDKIIAIGSGGMYALSAAKMLVKYSNLTADEIVKEALKVASEICIYTNDKINVETIGK